The Sulfurimonas hydrogeniphila genome includes a window with the following:
- a CDS encoding efflux RND transporter periplasmic adaptor subunit, producing MKKIFIALITLVSLSYAQKIYATFDVAAQKSANLAFTASGIVEKVNVDIGSIVSQNQILAKLGNKDIKAMLEKTQIVFKFASRELKRQEKIKKLIDASKYDKILSNYENAKASVAYQQALYEKTILKAPFAGIIYDKSIEVGDAVSGLMLKTVFKIQSIHVRKLILEFDQKYHDIVKVGQTFEYKVDGDNKKYKGVISKVYPYANFDNRKIKAEVEAKDFTVGLFGDGMILVDGK from the coding sequence ATGAAAAAAATATTTATAGCTTTAATCACCCTGGTGAGTCTCTCTTATGCGCAAAAGATTTATGCAACATTTGATGTGGCAGCACAAAAAAGTGCCAATCTGGCTTTCACTGCGAGCGGAATTGTAGAAAAAGTCAATGTCGATATCGGCTCTATAGTGAGCCAAAACCAAATACTGGCAAAACTGGGAAACAAAGATATAAAAGCAATGCTTGAAAAAACACAAATAGTTTTTAAGTTTGCTTCAAGAGAACTCAAAAGACAGGAAAAAATCAAAAAGCTTATAGATGCAAGCAAATATGACAAAATACTCAGTAATTATGAAAATGCCAAAGCATCGGTTGCCTATCAGCAGGCTTTGTATGAAAAAACTATTTTAAAAGCACCCTTTGCAGGTATCATTTATGACAAAAGCATAGAAGTAGGCGATGCTGTAAGCGGTTTGATGCTTAAAACTGTTTTTAAAATACAAAGTATTCATGTAAGAAAGCTGATATTGGAATTTGATCAAAAATATCACGATATTGTGAAAGTCGGACAAACCTTTGAGTATAAAGTCGATGGGGATAACAAAAAATACAAGGGTGTTATTTCAAAGGTCTATCCGTATGCAAATTTTGACAACAGAAAGATAAAAGCGGAAGTAGAGGCAAAAGATTTTACAGTCGGGCTTTTTGGTGACGGTATGATACTGGTTGACGGAAAATAA